The genomic DNA CTTGCGTTTCAGGTCAGTTCCTTCCCTCGCTAGACTGTAGAGCGCCAGCGGATTGTTACCAATTCTCGACAGAATCGTTTCGTCGTTATTGTTCTGCTGAGAGGTTGCCTGAAGGATGCGAACAAAACTATGCGCCAACAAGTTTTCTAGCTGCGTAAAGCCATTGCCAGGAACGGTTTCGACAAAGGATTTGAGAATGCGCGTGTAGATATGATAGAGAACGGTATCGGCATTGTTGGGCTGACCGATAAACAGCAGTCGGTTCACCTGCAACAGCTCCTTTGCCAGCCGCATAATCAGGTGGGTTTTGCCCGTCCCCGGCTCTCCTATGATCACTACACCCTGGCTCTGATGGTTGCGATCATCCCGAATATCGTCGATTGTTGCTTTTAGTAGCTCAAACTCGTCCTGATAGATTTGCTTTAGATCAGGGTGATCCTGAAAGGGGTTATCGACCTTGCTGCTGCTAAACGGATTGGGTTTGTCTTTGAGAACGTCTCGCAGGGAAGCGGAGGACTTGAGTTCCATAAGTTTGCAGTAAAGCTGGTAGGTAAACTCAGCATCGTAGCGAGCAGAGTGGGCTTGCTGCGGATTGAAGTATTTCTGATTAACTTTTAAGTTTAGTTTCTTACTGAGATATTCGAGCGAATAGCTGGCGAATCCCGGCAAATATCGATGGGCGAGTTCATAGGTGCAATCGATCTGAAGCCCTCGTTTCCAGGGCATTCCAGCTTGACGACAGCTTCGTCGCAGCACCTGAACGTCGTGATTGGCATGGTGGAAAATGACCTGCTTTTTCTCAGCAAGCCGAAAGAACGTTTGCAGCATTTCCGCCAGCGATCGCTTTTTGAGCCGTCCCGCATGGTCAGGGTGGTTTTGCTCAAATGCCTCGTACAGCAGTCGTCCGTCGCGATCGATGATGGCAATTTCGCTAATCGCGTCGCTTCCTTCGGTGTCAACGACAATAAACTCTTTCACGGGTGACAGCAGATTATTTTGAAGACGCGATCGAAAATAGTGAAACTAGCGTACCCGAATTCATTGTAAACAGGTCGCCTATAACAGGTCACATAGGTATAGGTTGCTGGGAGGCGATCGAATCATCGTAGGATGGGTTAGGTTATTGAGATTCCCCCATGGCTAATTCCACCACCCGTCCCCCCCTGCCGCCTTTTACCCTGGAGACCGCTAAGGCAAAAGTTCAAGCCGCCGAAGATGCCTGGAATACCCGCGATCCTGAACGGGTTGCCCTCGCCTACACCGAAGATTCCGAGTGGCGAAACCGGGCTGAGTTTGTGTACGGACGTGCCCAGATTGTAGAATTCCTCAAGCGCAAATGGGCGAAGGAACTGGACTACCGCCTGAAGAAAGAGCTGTGGTGCTTCATGGACAACAAGATTGCCGTGCGGTTTGAGTACGAGTGGCACGACGATTCCGGCTTCTGGTATCGCTCCTACGGCAACGAAAACTGGGAATTTGCCGAAAATGGACTGATGATGCGCCGCTACGCCAGTATTAACGACGTGCCCATCAAAGAATCCGATCGCAAATTCCGCTGGGAGCGCAAAAGCTAATGGCTAAGGTCTACGATCGCATTACCGACGAACTCACCAGATTTATCCAGTCCCAGCAAATCTTTTTTGTCGCGACGGCTCCCCTCAGTTCCAGTGGACATATTAATTTGTCGCCCAAAGGACTGGACAGCTTTCGCATTCTCTCCCCCAATCGCGTCGTTTATCTGGATCTGACGGGCAGCGGTAATGAAACTTCAGCACACCTGGCAGAAAACCAGCGGATTACCTTCATGTTCTGTGCCTTCCAAGGGAAGCCGATGATTCTCCGGCTCTACGGACAGGGGCAAGTCCTACTACCAGATTCCCCAGACTGGCAAACTCACTTGGATTTATTTCCTGCCATTCCCGGAACTCGTCAGATTATCGTGGCAGAGATCGATCGTGTCCAAACTTCCTGCGGCACAGGGGTTCCTCTCTTTCAGTACGAGGGACAGCGATCGGAGATGGTGGAATGGGCAGAGAAGAAGGGCGATCGAGGAATGTGGGATTATTGGCAGCTAAAGAATCAAACCAGTGCCGATGGTTTGCCGACTCCGCTATCCGCCTGGATGGAACGGCAGTAAATTCGCTCTATTTCCCTTAGCTGTCTTCATTGGCGTTAGAAGCAGGAGCAGCACTGGAGTCAAAATAAAGCTCGTACTCGGAGCCACTTTGCTCGATTTCTACCTCGTAGAATGTTCCCGCTTGGGTTTGCTCAATTTCATGCTTGGTAATGGTAGAGCCGGGGTAGTCTCGTTTGACGCGATCGATCACGGCTTGAGAAAAGTTGACTGCGCTGACTTCATGCTCTGTTTCCAGCCAACGCCCATCAACAGAAAACTCGGCTTCATACTCTACCCCATTCTGATAAAAAATGCCCTCGTAGCCATAGGGCTGCTTTGTCCAAGTTGCAGAAGTATTGGGATAGCGGGCAAAAAATTCGTGGGACACCACAGCGGGAGGTTTGAGCGATCGCTCACTACAGCCATATAGTAGGAGAATTACAGCGGCGATCGCAGTAGCAATTGGTAGGGAATTCTTCCCGCAAGGTCTGTCAGGAATCGCAAAAAAAACCTCGCTGTGCCAAATAGGTTGCCCCATCGGACAAAATTCTCCATTGCAAGAAAGGTTCCAGATTTCTATCCAATCTGCACCCAACCTAACAGTCCAATAGAACAACTGGCAGCAGTATTTCTTCTGACTTACTCAAGATTGATTCAGCTTTGATTCAGCATTGGTACAGCTTTACAGAAGCAGAAAGTATCCCCCATCATGCTAACAACCTGATCCTTTCAACAGAAAAGAGATAGGCGAACCTACCTCTTCTCTAAAAACTATTTAGCTATCGAATCGATCGATTCTTAGTAGCGATAGTTGTTGTTGCCGGGCTTGTGAACGATGAAGCTCATCACCTGGCACTGCTTGATGTTGTCGAATGCCACAACGCGGATGTAGCAATTGGGGAACTCGGAGCGGCACTGCTGCACTTCGCTCAGAACTTCCTGCGGGCTGCGAGCGTTGAACAGGGGTAGCTTCCACATCGTCCAGTAGTACATATCAGCGGCAGAGTCCTCGTTGAACTCGATGCAAGGGAAATAGCCCTGGTCGATCGTGTACTGGATCTGACGAGCGATTTGAGCATCGCTGAGCGGAGGCAGATAGGAAAAAGTTTCGTAGCGCCGCTCTTTGGATAAAGTCTTCATGGTTGACCTGTTGAGTTAAAGGTTTACACGCGCAGGATTAAAGTCGCTTTCGGCGAACCTTGCTGCTGAGTGGAATTGCTAATCAAGATCTGCCGGACGCTAATCGCCATGCTCACTATCGGGACGGCTCTCTGAACGGGAGGGAGCGGGATCGATCGAACCATCGGGATGGTTGGCTTCGACGCTAACCTGGGTCATGCGCTCTAGCTGCTGACGACGCTGCTCGATATTTGCCTGCTGGATGGTCGATCGCAGCATTTCGGGCAGCACCTCGGCAATTTCCTCTGCAATATGTTCACGAACGGTCAGAATCCGAAAAGCCAATTCCTGTCGTTCCCGGAACAGCGATCGCAGAAACGCTTCACCATCCTGAACTCCGACCTGATTGGCAAACTGACGCAGCCAATGTGCCCTGGGCGGATCGGTTTCATCGAGTTGGGCAGCCACCGTTCGCATCGCCTGATAGGT from Leptolyngbya ohadii IS1 includes the following:
- a CDS encoding ribulose bisphosphate carboxylase small subunit, whose translation is MKTLSKERRYETFSYLPPLSDAQIARQIQYTIDQGYFPCIEFNEDSAADMYYWTMWKLPLFNARSPQEVLSEVQQCRSEFPNCYIRVVAFDNIKQCQVMSFIVHKPGNNNYRY
- the rcbX gene encoding RuBisCO chaperone RbcX, with translation MDLRQIAKDTAKTLSSYLTYQAMRTVAAQLDETDPPRAHWLRQFANQVGVQDGEAFLRSLFRERQELAFRILTVREHIAEEIAEVLPEMLRSTIQQANIEQRRQQLERMTQVSVEANHPDGSIDPAPSRSESRPDSEHGD
- a CDS encoding pyridoxamine 5'-phosphate oxidase family protein, producing MAKVYDRITDELTRFIQSQQIFFVATAPLSSSGHINLSPKGLDSFRILSPNRVVYLDLTGSGNETSAHLAENQRITFMFCAFQGKPMILRLYGQGQVLLPDSPDWQTHLDLFPAIPGTRQIIVAEIDRVQTSCGTGVPLFQYEGQRSEMVEWAEKKGDRGMWDYWQLKNQTSADGLPTPLSAWMERQ
- a CDS encoding PepSY-like domain-containing protein, with the protein product MGQPIWHSEVFFAIPDRPCGKNSLPIATAIAAVILLLYGCSERSLKPPAVVSHEFFARYPNTSATWTKQPYGYEGIFYQNGVEYEAEFSVDGRWLETEHEVSAVNFSQAVIDRVKRDYPGSTITKHEIEQTQAGTFYEVEIEQSGSEYELYFDSSAAPASNANEDS
- a CDS encoding nuclear transport factor 2 family protein; the protein is MANSTTRPPLPPFTLETAKAKVQAAEDAWNTRDPERVALAYTEDSEWRNRAEFVYGRAQIVEFLKRKWAKELDYRLKKELWCFMDNKIAVRFEYEWHDDSGFWYRSYGNENWEFAENGLMMRRYASINDVPIKESDRKFRWERKS